The following are encoded together in the Anoplopoma fimbria isolate UVic2021 breed Golden Eagle Sablefish chromosome 9, Afim_UVic_2022, whole genome shotgun sequence genome:
- the si:dkey-93h22.8 gene encoding peroxisome proliferator-activated receptor gamma coactivator-related protein 1 isoform X3, giving the protein MVLSSVGSMEMDTQSCMDNSILAIFEDSTVSSEYKSGAEEESETLLSALTEMLDSVEDDDATLSPFDTLPDTQLLIHHERRDPSVEQSLADRLRPRSKSPNVIFTMKIDGEKEDRNSRPQLFKPQIQTSFHSTNKKAEDEVEVFTSTSLVNLVKLMHPYCLKLQVEEEGDKLRKNHTVFAQEEVWKYERPSEESDEEINVVSDDEVTLKDTEEDEEGAEERARNVLLKSVLLNGNSSTTPSPREKKRVSFGSVRVASFESTEKGLNERNLTTSETASAPLISPKALEKPSDSALEPQTLSSEMSSNKVSVHKGETKAKSLSLQQYRQLRQTRQPLVEKQGNYTTMWPCVSETPKELTPILCLQGQGQNSCGLKAAQLYPDGRINGADPLHLSQAPGHQTLGVSAPPTPHSSEPKPSTHLRRSGLKRSRTETKILSPASLQPDVTANTNVNVPESKKSPVKKPTLLSSDPPNPVLLPLPVSRTTSPTSDPSSPESKVEILNRDSDRYSTRHFTEIHNKSSGTSLNRRPSSSGPKPEVFLINQGCTILLQEIKNRLTEIASGVSSGPQALCRTTTQIKSASESKKLQPQRCILIQTKEEAKLEPKTPLTPGPQCFPSEEPTPTLQLCCGVQTDTADSGIEAPDLTSLLEQFEETQAKEERVCEKEPEPKLAPSQLNLQTHGHLDFDRTTLVVTQRSSVETLEPLSTSESPGNPETLRSGPPLHMSEGADIPEALGTEIILRTQLDLPARRRNPPSKTIQIIDPRPLPSRKMHTSLPAAHVSPHILSSVASDHDYCGSVDRSLTSVTQRNRASKPKDVSQTSDESQVTTHPSSAAAECKKQTSTGEVSTTIRAVGNSDANTAMQLLSEQPRTRSETSPSTDVVPSDSAATKTNCVFAAEDETASCTLPTPPPSPPARGREKRRYGRRSPCSDSSSSSPSSSSSSSSASPSPKRQKRRHKRSESSSCSSSSPSSSISRSPRRRYRWSYSRSRLSRSRSRSWSQSRSSSRSRSPSLRVCRGRWTDVYSSRESRKLRREHEIRIQKLKAIDERRVVYVGRIRRTMTHDELRERFSQFGDVECVSLHFRDRGDHYGFVTFYNMDDAFAAIDNGGKLRKPDELPFDICFGGRRQFCNSYYADLDANRDAEPAPAKTRAEDLDFDSLLKQAQRGLKS; this is encoded by the exons ATGGTCCTGAGTAGTGTGGGAAGCATGGAGATGGACACCCAGTCCTGCATGGATAACTCAATCCTGGCCATTTTTGAAGACTCCACTGTCTCATCAGAG TATAAGAGTGGAGCGGAGGAAGAGAGTGAGACTCTGCTGTCGGCCCTGACCGAGATGCTGGACAGTGTGGAGGACGACGACGCCACTCTGTCTCCCTTTGACACCCTGCCAGACACCCAGCTCCTCATCCACCACGAGCGCAGGGACCCCTCAGTG gAACAATCACTCGCTGACAGACTTAGACCAAGATCCAAATCACCAAATGTAATATTCACAATGAAGATTGATGGAGAAAAGGAAGATAGAAACAGTCGTCCGCAGCTGTTCAAACCACAAATTCAAACATCGTTTCACTCCACAAATAAGAAAGCGGAGGATGAAGTCGAGGTTTTCACCTCAACTTCTCTCGTCAACCTGGTGAAGCTCATGCACCCGTACTGCCTGAAGCTGCaggtggaagaggagggggatAAACTGAGGAAGAATCACACAGTATTCGCTCAGGAAGAGGTGTGGAAGTATGAGAGACCCAGCGAAGAGAGCGATGAAGAGATAAATGTTGTGTCTGATGACGAGGTGACTCTgaaagacacagaggaggatgaagagggagCTGAAGAGAGAGCCCGTAACGTCCTCTTAAAGAGTGTGCTGCTGAACGGAAACTCATCCACCACGCCATCAcccagagagaagaaaagggtGAGCTTTGGCTCCGTTCGAGTGGCTTCATTTGAATCAACAGAAAAGGGATTGAACGAGAGAAATTTAACAACAAGTGAAACCGCATCAGCTCCTCTGATCAGCCCCAAAGCACTCGAGAAACCATCTGACTCAGCACTTGAACCCCAAACATTGTCCTCAGAAATGAGCAGCAACAAGGTGTCAGTTCATAAAGGTGAGACGAAGGCCAAATCACTCAGCCTCCAACAGTACAGACAGCTGCGCCAGACGAGACAGCCTCTGGTGGAGAAACAGGGGAACTACACCACCATGTGGCCGTGTGTTTCTGAGACCCCCAAGGAGCTGACCCCCATCCTCTGTTTACAGGGACAGGGACAAAACAGCTGTGGACTAAAGGCAGCACAACTTTATCCCGATGGTAGAATAAATGGTGCTGATCCGCTCCATTTATCTCAAGCTCCAGGTCACCAGACCCTTGGCGTCTCTGCTCCGCCCACGCCTCACTCCTCAGAGCCCAAACCCTCCACTCATCTACGACGCAGCGGACTCAAGCGCTCAAGGACTGAAACCAAAATCCTCTCACCTGCCAGTCTGCAGCCAGACGTCACAGCTAACACGAATGTTaatgtgcctgaaagcaaaaaaagtccAGTAAAGAAACCAACACTGCTCAGTAGTGATCCCCCAAATCCCGTCCTCCTCCCCCTACCAGTTAGCCGAACAACATCACCAACCTCTGACCCCTCCTCACCAGAGTCCAAAGTGGAGATCCTCAACAGAGACTCTGACCGTTACAGCACCAGACACTTTACAGAAATCCACAATAAATCCTCAGGCACATCTCTGAATAGACGGCCCTCCTCCTCAGGGCCAAAACCGGAggtgtttttaataaaccaGGGCTGCACCATCCTGTtacaggaaattaaaaacagGCTAACTGAGATAGCTTCAGGTGTCTCCTCCGGACCTCAAGCACTGTGCCGAACCACAACACAAATCAAATCTGCCTCAGAGAGCAAGAAACTGCAGCCTCAAAGATGCATTTTGATCCAGACTAAAGAAGAAGCCAAGCTGGAACCAAAGACTCCTCTGACACCAGGTCCGCAATGTTTCCCTTCTGAGGAACCAACGCCTACTCTACAGTTGTGCTGTGGGGTGCAGACTGACACAGCTGACTCAG GGATTGAAGCACCCGATCTAACCAGCCTGCTGGAACAATTTGAGGAAACACAGG ctaaAGAGGAGAGGGTGTGTGAGAAGGAACCGGAGCCCAAACTTGCTCCCTCACAGTTAAACCTACAAACACATGGACACTTGGACTTTGACAGAACTACGCTTGTAGTGACACAGAGATCCTCTGTGGAAACACTTGAACCTTTAAGCACTTCAGAATCACCTGGGAATCCAGAAACACTCAGGAGTGGACCACCTCTTCACATGTCGGAGGGTGCAGACATCCCAGAGGCCCTTGGCACTGAAATCATCCTCAGGACTCAACTAGATCTGCCAGCGAGACGCAGAAATCCTCCATCCAAGACCATCCAGATAATCGACCCCCGTCCTCTTCCATCCAGGAAAATGCACACCAGCCTCCCTGCTGCTCACGTCTCTCCTCACATTTTGTCATCCGTGGCCTCTGATCACGATTACTGCGGCTCCGTGGACCGCTCACTGACAAGTGTTACTCAGCGCAACAGAGCCTCTAAACCCAAGGACGTGTCTCAAACCTCTGATGAATCGCAGGTGACAACACATCCCTCaagtgctgctgctgaatgCAAGAAACAGACCTCCACCGGTGAGGTCAGCACCACCATCAGAGCTGTAGGAAACAGCGATGCAAATACAGCGAtgcagcttctctctgagcAACCCAGGACCAGATCAGAGACAAGCCCGTCCACAGACGTCGTTCCTTCAGACAGTGctgccacaaaaacaaactgtgtttttgcaGCTGAAGACGAGACAGCGTCATGCACCCTCCCCACTCCTCCACCCAGCCCTCCCGCCAGAGGACGGGAGAAAAGGAGGTATGGGAGAAGATCTCCTTGTTCAGATTCTAGCTCCAGCTCTCCTTCCTCGTCGTCCTCCTCGAGCTCTGCATCTCCCTCtccaaaaagacaaaa GCGCCGTCACAAGCGTTCAGAGAGCAGTTCATGCTCGTCGTCATCCCCCTCTAGCTCGATTTCCCGCTCCCCACGTCGGCGCTACAGATGGTCTTACTCGAGATCGAGGTTGAGCAGGTCAAGATCCAGATCTTGGTCCCAGTCAAGGTCCTCATCCAGATCTCGATCACCATCCCTGCGGGTTTGCCGTGGACGGTGGACAGATGTTTACAG cagcagagagtcaAGGAAGCTCAGGAGAGAGCATGAGATCAGGATTCAGAAACTCAAAGCCATA GACGAGCGCAGGGTGGTGTATGTCGGCCGCATCCGCAGGACCATGACACACGACGAGCTGAGGGAGCGCTTCTCTCAGTTCGGAGACGTAGAATGTGTGTCGCTTCACTTTAGAGATAGAGG CGACCACTACGGCTTTGTCACATTCTACAACATGGATGATGCTTTTGCGGCCATCGATAACGGCGGCAAACTACGGAAGCCTGATGAGCTGCCGTTTGACATCTGCTTCGGTGGAAGACGACAGTTCTGTAATTCATACTACGCCGACCTAG ACGCAAACAGAGATGCAGAGCCGGCTCCTGCAAAGACCAGAGCTGAGGACCTCGACTTTGATTCGTTGCTCAAACAGGCCCAGAGAGGATTAAAGAGTTAG
- the si:dkey-93h22.8 gene encoding peroxisome proliferator-activated receptor gamma coactivator-related protein 1 isoform X1 has product MDVIWRQSDPRSVRLARFQPVTTCLCSPACQRTMWSSKMAARWRGDDGDLNAGNSDFLSSNTPNEMVLSSVGSMEMDTQSCMDNSILAIFEDSTVSSEYKSGAEEESETLLSALTEMLDSVEDDDATLSPFDTLPDTQLLIHHERRDPSVEQSLADRLRPRSKSPNVIFTMKIDGEKEDRNSRPQLFKPQIQTSFHSTNKKAEDEVEVFTSTSLVNLVKLMHPYCLKLQVEEEGDKLRKNHTVFAQEEVWKYERPSEESDEEINVVSDDEVTLKDTEEDEEGAEERARNVLLKSVLLNGNSSTTPSPREKKRVSFGSVRVASFESTEKGLNERNLTTSETASAPLISPKALEKPSDSALEPQTLSSEMSSNKVSVHKGETKAKSLSLQQYRQLRQTRQPLVEKQGNYTTMWPCVSETPKELTPILCLQGQGQNSCGLKAAQLYPDGRINGADPLHLSQAPGHQTLGVSAPPTPHSSEPKPSTHLRRSGLKRSRTETKILSPASLQPDVTANTNVNVPESKKSPVKKPTLLSSDPPNPVLLPLPVSRTTSPTSDPSSPESKVEILNRDSDRYSTRHFTEIHNKSSGTSLNRRPSSSGPKPEVFLINQGCTILLQEIKNRLTEIASGVSSGPQALCRTTTQIKSASESKKLQPQRCILIQTKEEAKLEPKTPLTPGPQCFPSEEPTPTLQLCCGVQTDTADSGIEAPDLTSLLEQFEETQAKEERVCEKEPEPKLAPSQLNLQTHGHLDFDRTTLVVTQRSSVETLEPLSTSESPGNPETLRSGPPLHMSEGADIPEALGTEIILRTQLDLPARRRNPPSKTIQIIDPRPLPSRKMHTSLPAAHVSPHILSSVASDHDYCGSVDRSLTSVTQRNRASKPKDVSQTSDESQVTTHPSSAAAECKKQTSTGEVSTTIRAVGNSDANTAMQLLSEQPRTRSETSPSTDVVPSDSAATKTNCVFAAEDETASCTLPTPPPSPPARGREKRRYGRRSPCSDSSSSSPSSSSSSSSASPSPKRQKRRHKRSESSSCSSSSPSSSISRSPRRRYRWSYSRSRLSRSRSRSWSQSRSSSRSRSPSLRVCRGRWTDVYSSRESRKLRREHEIRIQKLKAIDERRVVYVGRIRRTMTHDELRERFSQFGDVECVSLHFRDRGDHYGFVTFYNMDDAFAAIDNGGKLRKPDELPFDICFGGRRQFCNSYYADLDANRDAEPAPAKTRAEDLDFDSLLKQAQRGLKS; this is encoded by the exons ATGGACGTGATTTGGCGCCAATCTGATCCCAGGTCTGTGCGTTTGGCGCGCTTCCAGCCTGTGACCACGTGTCTGTGCTCTCCGGCCTGCCAGCGGACCATGTGGAGCAGCAAGATGGCGGCGCGGTGGAGGGGGGACGACGGGGATTTAAATGCCGGCAACAGCGACTTTCTGTCCAGCAACACTCCCAACGAG ATGGTCCTGAGTAGTGTGGGAAGCATGGAGATGGACACCCAGTCCTGCATGGATAACTCAATCCTGGCCATTTTTGAAGACTCCACTGTCTCATCAGAG TATAAGAGTGGAGCGGAGGAAGAGAGTGAGACTCTGCTGTCGGCCCTGACCGAGATGCTGGACAGTGTGGAGGACGACGACGCCACTCTGTCTCCCTTTGACACCCTGCCAGACACCCAGCTCCTCATCCACCACGAGCGCAGGGACCCCTCAGTG gAACAATCACTCGCTGACAGACTTAGACCAAGATCCAAATCACCAAATGTAATATTCACAATGAAGATTGATGGAGAAAAGGAAGATAGAAACAGTCGTCCGCAGCTGTTCAAACCACAAATTCAAACATCGTTTCACTCCACAAATAAGAAAGCGGAGGATGAAGTCGAGGTTTTCACCTCAACTTCTCTCGTCAACCTGGTGAAGCTCATGCACCCGTACTGCCTGAAGCTGCaggtggaagaggagggggatAAACTGAGGAAGAATCACACAGTATTCGCTCAGGAAGAGGTGTGGAAGTATGAGAGACCCAGCGAAGAGAGCGATGAAGAGATAAATGTTGTGTCTGATGACGAGGTGACTCTgaaagacacagaggaggatgaagagggagCTGAAGAGAGAGCCCGTAACGTCCTCTTAAAGAGTGTGCTGCTGAACGGAAACTCATCCACCACGCCATCAcccagagagaagaaaagggtGAGCTTTGGCTCCGTTCGAGTGGCTTCATTTGAATCAACAGAAAAGGGATTGAACGAGAGAAATTTAACAACAAGTGAAACCGCATCAGCTCCTCTGATCAGCCCCAAAGCACTCGAGAAACCATCTGACTCAGCACTTGAACCCCAAACATTGTCCTCAGAAATGAGCAGCAACAAGGTGTCAGTTCATAAAGGTGAGACGAAGGCCAAATCACTCAGCCTCCAACAGTACAGACAGCTGCGCCAGACGAGACAGCCTCTGGTGGAGAAACAGGGGAACTACACCACCATGTGGCCGTGTGTTTCTGAGACCCCCAAGGAGCTGACCCCCATCCTCTGTTTACAGGGACAGGGACAAAACAGCTGTGGACTAAAGGCAGCACAACTTTATCCCGATGGTAGAATAAATGGTGCTGATCCGCTCCATTTATCTCAAGCTCCAGGTCACCAGACCCTTGGCGTCTCTGCTCCGCCCACGCCTCACTCCTCAGAGCCCAAACCCTCCACTCATCTACGACGCAGCGGACTCAAGCGCTCAAGGACTGAAACCAAAATCCTCTCACCTGCCAGTCTGCAGCCAGACGTCACAGCTAACACGAATGTTaatgtgcctgaaagcaaaaaaagtccAGTAAAGAAACCAACACTGCTCAGTAGTGATCCCCCAAATCCCGTCCTCCTCCCCCTACCAGTTAGCCGAACAACATCACCAACCTCTGACCCCTCCTCACCAGAGTCCAAAGTGGAGATCCTCAACAGAGACTCTGACCGTTACAGCACCAGACACTTTACAGAAATCCACAATAAATCCTCAGGCACATCTCTGAATAGACGGCCCTCCTCCTCAGGGCCAAAACCGGAggtgtttttaataaaccaGGGCTGCACCATCCTGTtacaggaaattaaaaacagGCTAACTGAGATAGCTTCAGGTGTCTCCTCCGGACCTCAAGCACTGTGCCGAACCACAACACAAATCAAATCTGCCTCAGAGAGCAAGAAACTGCAGCCTCAAAGATGCATTTTGATCCAGACTAAAGAAGAAGCCAAGCTGGAACCAAAGACTCCTCTGACACCAGGTCCGCAATGTTTCCCTTCTGAGGAACCAACGCCTACTCTACAGTTGTGCTGTGGGGTGCAGACTGACACAGCTGACTCAG GGATTGAAGCACCCGATCTAACCAGCCTGCTGGAACAATTTGAGGAAACACAGG ctaaAGAGGAGAGGGTGTGTGAGAAGGAACCGGAGCCCAAACTTGCTCCCTCACAGTTAAACCTACAAACACATGGACACTTGGACTTTGACAGAACTACGCTTGTAGTGACACAGAGATCCTCTGTGGAAACACTTGAACCTTTAAGCACTTCAGAATCACCTGGGAATCCAGAAACACTCAGGAGTGGACCACCTCTTCACATGTCGGAGGGTGCAGACATCCCAGAGGCCCTTGGCACTGAAATCATCCTCAGGACTCAACTAGATCTGCCAGCGAGACGCAGAAATCCTCCATCCAAGACCATCCAGATAATCGACCCCCGTCCTCTTCCATCCAGGAAAATGCACACCAGCCTCCCTGCTGCTCACGTCTCTCCTCACATTTTGTCATCCGTGGCCTCTGATCACGATTACTGCGGCTCCGTGGACCGCTCACTGACAAGTGTTACTCAGCGCAACAGAGCCTCTAAACCCAAGGACGTGTCTCAAACCTCTGATGAATCGCAGGTGACAACACATCCCTCaagtgctgctgctgaatgCAAGAAACAGACCTCCACCGGTGAGGTCAGCACCACCATCAGAGCTGTAGGAAACAGCGATGCAAATACAGCGAtgcagcttctctctgagcAACCCAGGACCAGATCAGAGACAAGCCCGTCCACAGACGTCGTTCCTTCAGACAGTGctgccacaaaaacaaactgtgtttttgcaGCTGAAGACGAGACAGCGTCATGCACCCTCCCCACTCCTCCACCCAGCCCTCCCGCCAGAGGACGGGAGAAAAGGAGGTATGGGAGAAGATCTCCTTGTTCAGATTCTAGCTCCAGCTCTCCTTCCTCGTCGTCCTCCTCGAGCTCTGCATCTCCCTCtccaaaaagacaaaa GCGCCGTCACAAGCGTTCAGAGAGCAGTTCATGCTCGTCGTCATCCCCCTCTAGCTCGATTTCCCGCTCCCCACGTCGGCGCTACAGATGGTCTTACTCGAGATCGAGGTTGAGCAGGTCAAGATCCAGATCTTGGTCCCAGTCAAGGTCCTCATCCAGATCTCGATCACCATCCCTGCGGGTTTGCCGTGGACGGTGGACAGATGTTTACAG cagcagagagtcaAGGAAGCTCAGGAGAGAGCATGAGATCAGGATTCAGAAACTCAAAGCCATA GACGAGCGCAGGGTGGTGTATGTCGGCCGCATCCGCAGGACCATGACACACGACGAGCTGAGGGAGCGCTTCTCTCAGTTCGGAGACGTAGAATGTGTGTCGCTTCACTTTAGAGATAGAGG CGACCACTACGGCTTTGTCACATTCTACAACATGGATGATGCTTTTGCGGCCATCGATAACGGCGGCAAACTACGGAAGCCTGATGAGCTGCCGTTTGACATCTGCTTCGGTGGAAGACGACAGTTCTGTAATTCATACTACGCCGACCTAG ACGCAAACAGAGATGCAGAGCCGGCTCCTGCAAAGACCAGAGCTGAGGACCTCGACTTTGATTCGTTGCTCAAACAGGCCCAGAGAGGATTAAAGAGTTAG
- the si:dkey-93h22.8 gene encoding peroxisome proliferator-activated receptor gamma coactivator-related protein 1 isoform X2, whose product MDVIWRQSDPRSVRLARFQPVTTCLCSPACQRTMWSSKMAARWRGDDGDLNAGNSDFLSSNTPNEMVLSSVGSMEMDTQSCMDNSILAIFEDSTVSSEYKSGAEEESETLLSALTEMLDSVEDDDATLSPFDTLPDTQLLIHHERRDPSVEQSLADRLRPRSKSPNVIFTMKIDGEKEDRNSRPQLFKPQIQTSFHSTNKKAEDEVEVFTSTSLVNLVKLMHPYCLKLQVEEEGDKLRKNHTVFAQEEVWKYERPSEESDEEINVVSDDEVTLKDTEEDEEGAEERARNVLLKSVLLNGNSSTTPSPREKKRVSFGSVRVASFESTEKGLNERNLTTSETASAPLISPKALEKPSDSALEPQTLSSEMSSNKVSVHKGETKAKSLSLQQYRQLRQTRQPLVEKQGNYTTMWPCVSETPKELTPILCLQGQGQNSCGLKAAQLYPDGRINGADPLHLSQAPGHQTLGVSAPPTPHSSEPKPSTHLRRSGLKRSRTETKILSPASLQPDVTANTNVNVPESKKSPVKKPTLLSSDPPNPVLLPLPVSRTTSPTSDPSSPESKVEILNRDSDRYSTRHFTEIHNKSSGTSLNRRPSSSGPKPEVFLINQGCTILLQEIKNRLTEIASGVSSGPQALCRTTTQIKSASESKKLQPQRCILIQTKEEAKLEPKTPLTPGPQCFPSEEPTPTLQLCCGVQTDTADSGIEAPDLTSLLEQFEETQAKEERVCEKEPEPKLAPSQLNLQTHGHLDFDRTTLVVTQRSSVETLEPLSTSESPGNPETLRSGPPLHMSEGADIPEALGTEIILRTQLDLPARRRNPPSKTIQIIDPRPLPSRKMHTSLPAAHVSPHILSSVASDHDYCGSVDRSLTSVTQRNRASKPKDVSQTSDESQVTTHPSSAAAECKKQTSTGEVSTTIRAVGNSDANTAMQLLSEQPRTRSETSPSTDVVPSDSAATKTNCVFAAEDETASCTLPTPPPSPPARGREKRRYGRRSPCSDSSSSSPSSSSSSSSASPSPKRQKRRHKRSESSSCSSSSPSSSISRSPRRRYRWSYSRSRLSRSRSRSWSQSRSSSRSRSPSLRVCRGRWTDVYSRESRKLRREHEIRIQKLKAIDERRVVYVGRIRRTMTHDELRERFSQFGDVECVSLHFRDRGDHYGFVTFYNMDDAFAAIDNGGKLRKPDELPFDICFGGRRQFCNSYYADLDANRDAEPAPAKTRAEDLDFDSLLKQAQRGLKS is encoded by the exons ATGGACGTGATTTGGCGCCAATCTGATCCCAGGTCTGTGCGTTTGGCGCGCTTCCAGCCTGTGACCACGTGTCTGTGCTCTCCGGCCTGCCAGCGGACCATGTGGAGCAGCAAGATGGCGGCGCGGTGGAGGGGGGACGACGGGGATTTAAATGCCGGCAACAGCGACTTTCTGTCCAGCAACACTCCCAACGAG ATGGTCCTGAGTAGTGTGGGAAGCATGGAGATGGACACCCAGTCCTGCATGGATAACTCAATCCTGGCCATTTTTGAAGACTCCACTGTCTCATCAGAG TATAAGAGTGGAGCGGAGGAAGAGAGTGAGACTCTGCTGTCGGCCCTGACCGAGATGCTGGACAGTGTGGAGGACGACGACGCCACTCTGTCTCCCTTTGACACCCTGCCAGACACCCAGCTCCTCATCCACCACGAGCGCAGGGACCCCTCAGTG gAACAATCACTCGCTGACAGACTTAGACCAAGATCCAAATCACCAAATGTAATATTCACAATGAAGATTGATGGAGAAAAGGAAGATAGAAACAGTCGTCCGCAGCTGTTCAAACCACAAATTCAAACATCGTTTCACTCCACAAATAAGAAAGCGGAGGATGAAGTCGAGGTTTTCACCTCAACTTCTCTCGTCAACCTGGTGAAGCTCATGCACCCGTACTGCCTGAAGCTGCaggtggaagaggagggggatAAACTGAGGAAGAATCACACAGTATTCGCTCAGGAAGAGGTGTGGAAGTATGAGAGACCCAGCGAAGAGAGCGATGAAGAGATAAATGTTGTGTCTGATGACGAGGTGACTCTgaaagacacagaggaggatgaagagggagCTGAAGAGAGAGCCCGTAACGTCCTCTTAAAGAGTGTGCTGCTGAACGGAAACTCATCCACCACGCCATCAcccagagagaagaaaagggtGAGCTTTGGCTCCGTTCGAGTGGCTTCATTTGAATCAACAGAAAAGGGATTGAACGAGAGAAATTTAACAACAAGTGAAACCGCATCAGCTCCTCTGATCAGCCCCAAAGCACTCGAGAAACCATCTGACTCAGCACTTGAACCCCAAACATTGTCCTCAGAAATGAGCAGCAACAAGGTGTCAGTTCATAAAGGTGAGACGAAGGCCAAATCACTCAGCCTCCAACAGTACAGACAGCTGCGCCAGACGAGACAGCCTCTGGTGGAGAAACAGGGGAACTACACCACCATGTGGCCGTGTGTTTCTGAGACCCCCAAGGAGCTGACCCCCATCCTCTGTTTACAGGGACAGGGACAAAACAGCTGTGGACTAAAGGCAGCACAACTTTATCCCGATGGTAGAATAAATGGTGCTGATCCGCTCCATTTATCTCAAGCTCCAGGTCACCAGACCCTTGGCGTCTCTGCTCCGCCCACGCCTCACTCCTCAGAGCCCAAACCCTCCACTCATCTACGACGCAGCGGACTCAAGCGCTCAAGGACTGAAACCAAAATCCTCTCACCTGCCAGTCTGCAGCCAGACGTCACAGCTAACACGAATGTTaatgtgcctgaaagcaaaaaaagtccAGTAAAGAAACCAACACTGCTCAGTAGTGATCCCCCAAATCCCGTCCTCCTCCCCCTACCAGTTAGCCGAACAACATCACCAACCTCTGACCCCTCCTCACCAGAGTCCAAAGTGGAGATCCTCAACAGAGACTCTGACCGTTACAGCACCAGACACTTTACAGAAATCCACAATAAATCCTCAGGCACATCTCTGAATAGACGGCCCTCCTCCTCAGGGCCAAAACCGGAggtgtttttaataaaccaGGGCTGCACCATCCTGTtacaggaaattaaaaacagGCTAACTGAGATAGCTTCAGGTGTCTCCTCCGGACCTCAAGCACTGTGCCGAACCACAACACAAATCAAATCTGCCTCAGAGAGCAAGAAACTGCAGCCTCAAAGATGCATTTTGATCCAGACTAAAGAAGAAGCCAAGCTGGAACCAAAGACTCCTCTGACACCAGGTCCGCAATGTTTCCCTTCTGAGGAACCAACGCCTACTCTACAGTTGTGCTGTGGGGTGCAGACTGACACAGCTGACTCAG GGATTGAAGCACCCGATCTAACCAGCCTGCTGGAACAATTTGAGGAAACACAGG ctaaAGAGGAGAGGGTGTGTGAGAAGGAACCGGAGCCCAAACTTGCTCCCTCACAGTTAAACCTACAAACACATGGACACTTGGACTTTGACAGAACTACGCTTGTAGTGACACAGAGATCCTCTGTGGAAACACTTGAACCTTTAAGCACTTCAGAATCACCTGGGAATCCAGAAACACTCAGGAGTGGACCACCTCTTCACATGTCGGAGGGTGCAGACATCCCAGAGGCCCTTGGCACTGAAATCATCCTCAGGACTCAACTAGATCTGCCAGCGAGACGCAGAAATCCTCCATCCAAGACCATCCAGATAATCGACCCCCGTCCTCTTCCATCCAGGAAAATGCACACCAGCCTCCCTGCTGCTCACGTCTCTCCTCACATTTTGTCATCCGTGGCCTCTGATCACGATTACTGCGGCTCCGTGGACCGCTCACTGACAAGTGTTACTCAGCGCAACAGAGCCTCTAAACCCAAGGACGTGTCTCAAACCTCTGATGAATCGCAGGTGACAACACATCCCTCaagtgctgctgctgaatgCAAGAAACAGACCTCCACCGGTGAGGTCAGCACCACCATCAGAGCTGTAGGAAACAGCGATGCAAATACAGCGAtgcagcttctctctgagcAACCCAGGACCAGATCAGAGACAAGCCCGTCCACAGACGTCGTTCCTTCAGACAGTGctgccacaaaaacaaactgtgtttttgcaGCTGAAGACGAGACAGCGTCATGCACCCTCCCCACTCCTCCACCCAGCCCTCCCGCCAGAGGACGGGAGAAAAGGAGGTATGGGAGAAGATCTCCTTGTTCAGATTCTAGCTCCAGCTCTCCTTCCTCGTCGTCCTCCTCGAGCTCTGCATCTCCCTCtccaaaaagacaaaa GCGCCGTCACAAGCGTTCAGAGAGCAGTTCATGCTCGTCGTCATCCCCCTCTAGCTCGATTTCCCGCTCCCCACGTCGGCGCTACAGATGGTCTTACTCGAGATCGAGGTTGAGCAGGTCAAGATCCAGATCTTGGTCCCAGTCAAGGTCCTCATCCAGATCTCGATCACCATCCCTGCGGGTTTGCCGTGGACGGTGGACAGATGTTTACAG cagagagtcaAGGAAGCTCAGGAGAGAGCATGAGATCAGGATTCAGAAACTCAAAGCCATA GACGAGCGCAGGGTGGTGTATGTCGGCCGCATCCGCAGGACCATGACACACGACGAGCTGAGGGAGCGCTTCTCTCAGTTCGGAGACGTAGAATGTGTGTCGCTTCACTTTAGAGATAGAGG CGACCACTACGGCTTTGTCACATTCTACAACATGGATGATGCTTTTGCGGCCATCGATAACGGCGGCAAACTACGGAAGCCTGATGAGCTGCCGTTTGACATCTGCTTCGGTGGAAGACGACAGTTCTGTAATTCATACTACGCCGACCTAG ACGCAAACAGAGATGCAGAGCCGGCTCCTGCAAAGACCAGAGCTGAGGACCTCGACTTTGATTCGTTGCTCAAACAGGCCCAGAGAGGATTAAAGAGTTAG